The Symphalangus syndactylus isolate Jambi chromosome 3, NHGRI_mSymSyn1-v2.1_pri, whole genome shotgun sequence genome has a segment encoding these proteins:
- the LINGO2 gene encoding leucine-rich repeat and immunoglobulin-like domain-containing nogo receptor-interacting protein 2, which produces MLHTAISCWQPFLGLAVVLIFMGSTIGCPARCECSAQNKSVSCHRRRLIAIPEGIPIETKILDLSKNRLKSVNPEEFTSYPLLEEIDLSDNIIANVEPGAFNNLFNLRSLRLKGNRLKLVPLGVFTGLSNLTKLDISENKIVILLDYMFQDLHNLKSLEVGDNDLVYISHRAFSGLLSLEQLTLEKCNLTAVPTEALSHLRSLISLHLKHLNINNMPVYAFKRLFHLKHLEIDYWPLLDMMPANSLYGLNLTSLSITNTNLSTVPFLAFKHLVYLTHLNLSYNPISTIEAGMFSDLIRLQELHMVGAQLRTIEPHSFQGLRFLRVLNVSQNLLETLEENVFSSPRALEVLSINNNPLACDCRLLWILQRQPTLQFGGQQPMCAGPDTIRERSFKDFHSTALSFYFTCKKPKIREKKLQHLLVDEGQTVQLECSADGDPQPVISWVTPRRRFITTKSNGRATVLGDGTLEIRFAQDQDSGMYVCIASNAAGNDTFTASLTVKGFASDRFLYANRTPMYMTDSNDTISNGTNANTFSLDLKTILVSTAMGCFTFLGVVLFCFLLLFVWSRGKGKHKNSIDLEYVPRKNNGAVVEGEVAGPRRFNMKMI; this is translated from the coding sequence ATGCTTCACACGGCCATATCATGCTGGCAGCCATTCCTGGGTCTGGCTGTGGTGTTAATCTTCATGGGATCCACCATTGGCTGCCCCGCTCGCTGTGAGTGCTCTGCCCAGAACAAATCTGTTAGCTGTCACAGAAGGCGATTGATCGCCATCCCAGAGGGCATTCCTATCGAAACCAAAATCTTGGACCTCAGTAAAAACAGGCTAAAAAGCGTCAACCCTGAAGAATTCACATCATATCCTCTGCTGGAAGAGATAGACTTGAGTGACAACATCATTGCCAATGTGGAACCAGGAGCATTCAACAATCTCTTTAACCTGCGTTCCCTCCGCCTAAAAGGCAATCGTCTAAAGTTGGTCCCTCTGGGGGTATTCACGGGGCTGTCCAATCTCACTAAGCTTGACATTAGTGAGAATAAGATTGTCATTTTACTAGACTACATGTTCCAAGATCTACATAACCTGAAGTCTCTAGAAGTGGGGGACAATGATTTGGTTTATATATCACACAGGGCATTCAGTGGGCTTCTTAGCTTGGAGCAGCTCACCCTAGAGAAATGCAACTTAACAGCAGTACCAACAGAAGCCCTCTCCCACCTCCGCAGCCTCATCAGCCTGCATCTGAAGCATCTCAATATCAACAATATGCCTGTGTATGCCTTTAAAAGATTGTTCCACCTGAAACACCTAGAGATTGACTATTGGCCTTTACTGGATATGATGCCTGCCAATAGCCTGTACGGTCTCAACCTCACATCCCTTTCAATCACCAACACCAATCTGTCTACTGTACCCTTCCTTGCCTTTAAACACCTGGTATACCTGACTCACCTTAACCTCTCCTACAATCCCATCAGCACTATTGAAGCAGGCATGTTCTCTGACCTGATCCGCCTTCAGGAGCTTCATATGGTGGGGGCCCAGCTTCGCACCATTGAGCCTCACTCCTTCCAAGGGCTCCGCTTCCTACGCGTGCTCAATGTGTCTCAGAACCTGCTGGAAACTTTGGAAGAGAATGTCTTCTCCTCCCCTAGGGCTCTGGAGGTCTTGAGCATTAACAACAACCCTCTGGCCTGTGACTGCCGCCTTCTGTGGATCTTGCAGCGACAGCCCACCCTGCAGTTTGGTGGCCAGCAACCTATGTGTGCTGGCCCAGACACCATCCGTGAGAGGTCATTCAAGGATTTCCATAGCACTgccctttctttttactttacctGCAAAAAACCCAAAATCCGTGAAAAGAAGTTGCAGCATCTGCTAGTAGATGAAGGGCAGACAGTCCAGCTAGAATGCAGTGCGGATGGAGACCCGCAGCCTGTGATTTCCTGGGTGACACCCCGAAGGCGTTTCATCACCACCAAGTCCAATGGAAGAGCCACCGTGTTGGGTGATGGCACCTTGGAAATCCGCTTTGCCCAGGATCAAGACAGCGGGATGTATGTTTGCATCGCTAGCAATGCTGCTGGGAATGATACCTTCACAGCCTCCTTAACTGTGAAGGGATTCGCTTCAGATCGTTTTCTTTATGCGAACAGGACCCCTATGTACATGACTGACTCCAATGACACCATTTCCAATGGCACCAATGCCAATACTTTTTCCCTGGACCTTAAAACAATACTGGTGTCTACAGCTATGGGCTGCTTCACATTCCTGGgagtggttttattttgttttcttctcctttttgtgTGGAGCCGAGGGAAAGGCAAGCACAAAAACAGCATTGACCTTGAGTATGTGCCCAGAAAAAACAATGGTGCTGTTGTGGAAGGGGAGGTAGCTGGACCCAGGAGGTTCAACATGAAAATGATTTGA